The window ACATGTAGGGTGGTCACCATTATACATTTGAAGAGGCTAAATCCTCATCGACACCACCGGAAGGCGGTTCGGCTGCCGCTGACTGGGTTGAGTGCTTGGAGCGGGCCAGAGATATGGCGCTTTCTCAAAGCATGGTTACTTCTTATGGAGGCGACAGTGGATTCGCCGATATGTCGTCTCAAGTATCGAGTCCTTCAAGTACGCTAGGGGGACCGGGTAACTATTCTGAAGGGTTTGGAATAAGTGATCGACAGGGACGGAACCATCTGAGTAAGAATCAGGGGAATGCTGAAGATCCGGCACCTAAGCGTAACCGGTTCAGCAAGAGACAATCAAGAAATGGTCTCGGCTCTGCATTCTGAGGAGTtatcgacgacgacgaaacTGTATAGACAAACTCGAGGTGCTTATGAGCTATGGACTATTCAGGTCCATGTCATTTGGCATTTAACCCCTCGTCGATTACATTCAGTTCGTCGATGGCATTGAGAGCGTGGCGTCATAATTGAGGAGTTTTAATCATCTGAGCGGACTGGCCAATGCATTGTTTCGGGGTGCATTTTATTTGAACGATGGGGATATGGGAGGGGAAGGAGGGCATAACAGCTACgcggttgttgatggaggaACTGCATGGTCTAAGACTTCTAGatttcaagaagctcaatcCACTTCACCATATAGCTATATACAAGCGTTGGGGGACTGGCCTGCTTTTCGCTCAGTGTATGCTCACGCAAAGTGTTGGTGGATAGGGGCGCAATCTGAGTTTTAGAACCATCGAGAGATGGACAACACCGAAGACCTAGTATCTTCTAATAACAATATAAAATAACATGTGCTGGCGAAAGAAGCCCGATTTGGAGTCGAGTCACCGACTCTACtacaagcttctcgacagCTCTATAGTTGTGGATGCGGGTCTTCATCAAGTGATAGTTGAACACTCGATGCGTAGGTGTCGATACAGTAATAGGCCTAAGTTACCTGTAATTAAATTGATTGGTCCATGATGTCAGTTGCCTCTCGAAGCCAGTATGAGCCATCTTTTCATGAGTTTCAAACCACGACTTAGACCTTACATTTTCACTATCGTGATATAGCAATTGTGAAAACCATGGTTCATGTTAAGTTAATTGTATGGGGTAAGGATCTGGAAATTTGTAACCAACGTGAGAGGTGCTGTAGAAGTTGAGGTGTAGAGTACGTGCCAGATTACTCAATAGATCACGTGAGGCTCACCAGCTATCGATTTCTCACGGCGCAATGCGATGCGACGCGACACGGTCAACGTGAAATTACACCAGTTGTCACATATTGAACCTCAACGCAAGACCTCGAAATTTCGGCAAAATGCAGCCTCAATATCGCGCCTATGCGCAGCAGGTTGCCCAACGGTCACCTCATGCGACGAACCAACGTCGAGGTGGAATTGGTACGCTCTTTATTAACATTATTGATGCCGTTGCCTATGTCAACCCGGGCACATCTCATGTATCTGCCTGCTAACATGGTCTTCTTATCAGGCCCTATGATGTCCTCTGGGCCTCACCCCTCCGTTCCCCTCACTCAGGCACAGATTgcccaacaacaacaggcCCAGGCCCAGGCCAGTGAGCTTGCCAAGCGACGCAGTCGAAAGCCTACCGATAAAAATATCCCTGAAGGAGTAGAGGATAGTATTGTTGATGTAGATGGCGTTCAACGATACAAAGACTTACGAGATGTCGAACGACGGCTTGATGCAACTATTACGCGAAAGCGTCTGGATATTGTTGATTACACGAGCCGTGGATCCAAGGTTAGTTTGAAACTCGTCAAGACCTGCTATGAGACACCCATTGAACGACCATCTAGAGATACAAAACATTGCGAATTTGGATCAGCAACACGGTCGAAGATCAGATCTGGCAAAGTAACGGACTGAACTCCGACTCATTCGACTTCACCCCCAGTATGGAGGCTTCTTATCGAGTTAAAATTGAAGGCCGTCTACTcgacaacgaagacgaggaagctGAGCAGTCCACGGCCCAGGACGCCGCGAACgaggaaggaaaagactCAAACGACTCGGCTTCTAAGCAAAAATCAGCAGAGAAGCCTCGATTCTCGCacttcttcaagtccctgACTGTCGACTTCGACCGATCCCGTTTCCGCACTGGCAACGAACACACAGTCGAGTGGAAAAAGCCCGACGCTTCCGCCCGAAACCAGCCCGCTGCCAGTCtccctgctgctgcagacTTCGATGAACTCACCTTTAAAAGAAATGGAGATGAAAACCAgaacatcaccatcaacctGTTCCGCCAGGAATCCCCCGAGAGATATCAGTTGAGCCCTGAGCTTGCCGATGTCGTGGACATGAAAGATGCTACCCATCAAGAGGCGGTCATGGGTCTCTGGGAGTACATCAAGTTGCTTGGGCTacaagaagacgaggaaaaGCGTAACTTTCGCTGCAACGAGCCTCTGAAGAAGGTTGGATTCTCTCAAATACCTGCTGTAAATACATCACTGACCATATATACAGGTTATCAGACAAGGCGACATCGGGCACATCCCTCTGCTCAATGATTACGTGCAACAGCACCTTCGTCCTCTCGAACCCACCCGCCTGCAGTACACCATCCGAGTTGACCAGGAATTCCACAAGGACCCACAGCCTACGATTTATGATATCCAGGTCCCCGTGGAAGATCCCCTACGTGATTCCCTACTGCCTTTGCTCAACAACCCGCAGTATATCGCAATGCTCAAGGAGGTAACGGGGCTTGACGACCAACTTGCTCGCGTAGTTCAAGCCATCGCTGTATCAAAGGCCAAGCATTCCTTCTTCGAATCTCTCAGCAAGGATCCGGCCAACTTTATCAAACACTGGTTGAGTTCGCAAAAGCGAGACCTCGAAGTAATCATGGGAGAAGCGCCAAGGGGAGGTGGAGAGCACGCATCTGGTGATGAATGGCGCCGCGGTGGAAAGGACAGTGTCTGGGCCACCGAAAACGCCCGCGAGAGCGTCAACGTCTTGCTCTCCAAGCAGCGTTGAACAAACACTGAGTGCCATCGGATTGCTGAAGTGGCGAATGCCGACTGTGCACTGGGAGTTACTGGATTTTAGACTACATACTGGGAACAAGGGGCGTTGGGAGCGTCTTTTGTATAATAATATCATGAGCCAAGATCGGTGGAACGACATTCGTGTCCTGATGCAGTCAATGCCACGGCTGGGAGCGCTAAGATACTGTAGCGGTAACAAATATGAGAAAGGGTAAATATGCAATGCCATTGTGATAGAACAGAAAACTGCGCTCTTTTGGCCTCGCATGCCGTCATCGCCTATGAGTGAAAAGCACGGGGAAACGCCGCCTGAAGCAAAAATGTACGGCGAGGAGACGCCATAGTGAACCGAGTATAACAGCATACCAGCGGTTACCGCTGAGGAGGAACAGGAACGGCCGGCATGTTGCGAATCTGCTTGATCAGGAATTCTCTCTCGTCGATGAATTGTTCGTCGTCTGTTCGATCCTCGAGAAAGTGGGAAAGGAAAGTAAGAAGCTTGTCGCGGTTCATGAGAAGAATCTTCTGGACAGCAACGGACTTGTGCGGGTTGGCAACAAAGACCTTGAATACGTGGAAACCTTCGTACTGGACCATTTTCCTATCATCGCGCAGTAGGTTCATGCATATTTTGAGGTGCTCGCCACGGTCAACATAAGCAGTCATTACGCTATAGTTGGAGCGATCCAGCAGGATCTCACCCAGAAGCTTAATTGATTGACGTTTGGTCACGTAGCTGTTTGACTGGACCAGGATATTGTTGTATTTGTCGAAGAAAAGTTCAAAGTTCGCAGATAAGTACCTTGGTACGAGATCCTTGTGGCGCGTTAGGAGTTCCTACAAGGGAGTCAAGTCAGTGTCCGCGAACGAAGAAGCGAAGAATGCCCATAGAAAGCTTACCCGGAACGTAGTAAAAGCATCGGCTGCCACCTCGAAGGAGCTCTTATCTACCCAGTCGAAGAATCTCCAAAACACGCCTCTGCCACTTTGGGGCCGGTCACGGTCAATGGCGTTAAGTCCCTTGGAACTTGAACCAGGCTCGTCTCCGTCGTCATAGAGAATTATGGCAGCCGCCGCCTCATTCTTTAGCAGCTCTCGCAGTACAGAACCAGCCGGTGTAGCGCTCTCCTTGTGATCGTAGCCGCGACATAGCTCGACCAAGACCTGGGGGCGATTGCACACAACGTACGACAGTGCAAGAGGATCGCTTTTTGGGGCGGCGGTGGCGGGGCGGAAACGGAAGACGTAGGAGAAGATCACCTGCGTATCTTTACGTGACTCGAATGGCAAGCGGAAGAGGTTGACCGCGagaaggtggaggaggtcTTCGTCGATGAGTCCAGTTACGAGCTGCAGGATTTGTTCTGGGGATGTATCGGCCTCTTGGGAGATGTCTCAGCCATTGGTTCAGGGGTTCGTACGACAGGTGAGGGAGAGGGGCATACCAGGAGTGCCTTGAAGGATGGTCTTCATTTGGCTCAGAACTCGGGCAAGCTCTTCGGCCTTTCAAAGTCAGTATTTGGTCTTGAATCGATATGATACGGTCACTACCTTGGACGGACCTTGCGGTCCctcaagcttcaagacatgTTCGCGGGCTTGCTTGGGCAGATCAGCGACTGTGCGTGTCCGGGCTCTGCCAAACAAGAACGACATAGCTCGAGGTGATGGGCCAGGGTTATGTCAAGAATAAAAAACTCTGTAACAAGACAAGAATCCGCAGACTGTCGAGATGTGGTTCGTATGTGATTACTTGTTGGTAGTATACGAACGACAGCGATCGACGTCAGGCTTGTTATCGATAGCGGTATGGGTCTCAGGAACCCGGAAACATAAAGTGCCAAAGTAGTAGGTACTGAATTAGGCGATTGACGCCTAAGAGTTTTTAAAAATTCCGAGTCAGGagcaataaaaaaaaaaggaagcGAAGGACGAGATGGAGAGTGCCGAAAAAGTCTGGGCTAAACAATGTCGGAGTGGGTTGATGGTTGACAACAGTCAGATACCTGGGCTGTTAATATCACCTCTACTAACCTACCAAGGTCgcttggggttgttgtttggATTCCATCTGCGGGCAGTGACCACGCAC is drawn from Fusarium graminearum PH-1 chromosome 3, whole genome shotgun sequence and contains these coding sequences:
- a CDS encoding conidiophore development protein hymA gives rise to the protein MSFLFGRARTRTVADLPKQAREHVLKLEGPQGPSKAEELARVLSQMKTILQGTPEADTSPEQILQLVTGLIDEDLLHLLAVNLFRLPFESRKDTQVIFSYVFRFRPATAAPKSDPLALSYVVCNRPQVLVELCRGYDHKESATPAGSVLRELLKNEAAAAIILYDDGDEPGSSSKGLNAIDRDRPQSGRGVFWRFFDWVDKSSFEVAADAFTTFRELLTRHKDLVPRYLSANFELFFDKYNNILVQSNSYVTKRQSIKLLGEILLDRSNYSVMTAYVDRGEHLKICMNLLRDDRKMVQYEGFHVFKVFVANPHKSVAVQKILLMNRDKLLTFLSHFLEDRTDDEQFIDEREFLIKQIRNMPAVPVPPQR